One genomic region from Epinephelus fuscoguttatus linkage group LG6, E.fuscoguttatus.final_Chr_v1 encodes:
- the LOC125890100 gene encoding nuclear factor 7, brain-like, with translation MAEKTALVESFLSCHVCSEIFRDPVSLSCNHSFCSSCLQKFWEQAKNKNCPICKRKSSKEDLAVNFALRQLADSFAGRQKAGSSETEKGEKKKEEVVCSKHQKDPKLFCMDEDRAVCPVCEFSLHQSHKVVPIEQAVSELKDQLKCDLKSLQDKRDKYKQVEETYNEVIEHSKKQLLSTERQIRAEFNKLRQFLKEEEESRLTALREEEEQKGKTISREMKMIEEQISSLSHSICAVEEELQKHKVPFLSSYKATQSRARVQCSLSDPQLVSGALIDVAKHLGNLSFRVWEKMKDKVHFSPVILDPNTANPRLYLSDDLTSVRHGDTKQQLLDNPERHTKYVNVLGSEGFSSGKHSWEVEVGDHPVWNVGLAKESVDRKGEAKATPKYGIWCLWHGDGKYNNGLGKTVTVKKSLQRIRVQLDYDRGEVSFYDPEDMTHIYTHRDTFTEKLFPYISIGKAGDAQTADIKMCQNEISL, from the coding sequence ATGGCTGAGAAAACTGCTCTTGTTGAAAGTTTCCTGAGCTGCCATGTGTGTTCAGAGATTTTCAGAGATCCTGTGTCTCTGAGCTGCAACCACAGCTTCTGTTCAAGCTGCCTGCAGAAATTCTGGGaacaagctaaaaacaaaaactgtcccatttgtaaaagaaaatcctcaaaagAAGATCTAGCAGTGAACTTTGCACTGAGGCAACTGGCTGACTCCTTTGCTGGGAGACAGAAAGCTGGATCATctgagacagaaaaaggagagaagaagaaggaggaggtggTGTGTAGTAAACATCAAAAAGATCCTAAATTGTTCTGTATGGATGAAGATAGAGCTGTGTGTCCTGTCTGTGAGTTTTCTCTCCACCAGAGTCACAAGGTGGTTCCTATAGAACAAGCAGTCAgtgagctgaaggaccagctgAAATGTGACTTAAAGTCTCTGCAGGACAAGAGGGACAAATACAAACAAGTGGAGGAAACATACAATGAAGTGATTGAACACTCCAAGAAGCAGCTGttgtccacagagaggcagatcaGAGCAGAGTTCAACAAGCTCCGCCAGTTcctgaaagaggaagaggagtccAGACTGACAGCtctgagggaggaagaggagcagaaggGGAAGACTATCAGCAGAGAGATGAAGATGATTGAGGAGCAGAtctcctctctgtcacacagtaTCTGTGCTGTTGAAGAAGAGCTGCAGAAACACAAGGTGCCATTCCTCAGCAGTTATAAAGCCACTCAGAGCAGAGCCAGAGTCCAGTGCTCACTGTCAGATCCACAGCTGGTCTCAGGAGCGCTGATAGATGTGGCCAAACACCTGGGCAACCTGTCCTTCAGAGTCTGGGAGAAGATGAAGGACAAGGTCCACTTCAGTCCTGTCATTCTGGACCCAAACACTGCAAACCCCCGTCTCTATCTGTCTGATGATCTGACCAGTGTgagacatggagacacaaaGCAGCAGCTTCTTGACAATCCAGAGAGACACACTAAGTATGTAAATGTTCTGGGCTCTGAGGGCTTCAGCTCAGGGAAACACAgctgggaggtggaggtgggagaccatcctgtctggaatgtgGGTTTGGCCAAAGAGTCAGTTGACAGGAAGGGAGAGGCAAAAGCTACACCAAAATATGGAATCTGGTGTTTATGGCACGGTGATGGAAAATACAATAATGGTCTTGGTAAGACTGTCACAGTGAAGAAGAGTCTCCAGAGGATCAGAGTCCAGCTGGACTATGACAGGGGGGAGGTGTCCTTCTACGACCCTGAAGACATGACTCACATCTACACTCACAGAGACActttcactgagaaactcttcCCATATATCAGTATTGGAAAGGCTGGTGATGCTCAAACTGCTGAtatcaaaatgtgtcaaaatgaaATTTCTCTGTGA
- the LOC125889683 gene encoding UDP-glucuronosyltransferase 2B20-like: MDYHNHQETQTIITQQPTVSRHDFAQLPHKVIWRLTGKRPSTLGNNTLLLDWLPQNDLLGHPKTRVFVAHGGTNGLQEAIYHGVPIICLPLMFDQDDNLFRMTVRGVGKVLDIGTLNTDNFLEAVKAVLYEVSYREKMQELSRLHRDQPMKPLDRAMFWIQFVMRHKGAAHLKTDSYKMSWIQYHSTDVIAL, translated from the exons atggattaccacaACCATCAGGAAACACAGACAATTATTACGCAGCAGCCAACAGT AAGCCGACATGATTTTGCCCAGTTACCTCATAAGGTCATCTGGAGGCTTACTGGGAAGAGACCGTCCACCCTGGGCAACAACACCTTGCTGCTGGACTGGCTGCCCCAAAATGACCTCTTAGGACACCCAAAGACCAGAGTGTTTGTGGCCCACGGAGGCACCAATGGACTTCAAGAGGCCATCTACCATGGAGTTCCCATCATCTGCCTTCCTCTGATGTTTGACCAGGATGATAACCTGTTCAGGATGACAGTGAGGGGCGTTGGCAAAGTGCTGGACATTGGCACGCTGAACACAGACAACTTCCTGGAGGCGGTGAAGGCGGTGCTTTATGAGGTGTCCTACAGGGAGAAGATGCAGGAGCTCTCCAGGCTGCACAGAGACCAGCCCATGAAGCCTCTGGACCGAGCCATGTTCTGGATCCAGTTTGTCATGAGACACAAGGGAGCCGCTCACTTAAAGACCGACTCCTACAAGATGTCCTGGATTCAGTACCACTCCACTGATGTGATCGCACTGTAA